The stretch of DNA tttattttgtttctatcctcatttgagaacgatgctagcacgtttgctcagtagctaagtgtgtcaccgatgtattgtcttggagataaaagtcactttaaatgtccatttcgcgtgctcgactctcattttcaagaggatatagtatccgaggtggtttaaaatacaaatcggtgatacacaatagaaaaaggagagagtacatagttctgtgagttccggttgctaagttgctaaattagccttagcgtcgttagcaacagcattgttaagccttatcaggctgagaatttttaaccgtgtagttacatgtacatggtttaatagtatttttgctcttctgtctatccttccagtcaggggtttatttattttgtttctatcttcatttgagaacgatgctagcacgttagctcagtagctaagtgtgtcaccgatgtattgtcttggagataaaagtcactttaaatgtccatttggcgtgctcgactctcattttcaagaggatatagtatccgaggtggtttaaaatacaaatctgtgatctacaatagaaaaaggagagagtacatagttctgtgagttccggttgctaagttgctaaattagccttagtgtcgttagcaacagcattgttaagccttaccaggctgagaatttttaaccgtgtagttacatgtccatggtttaatagtatttttgctcttctgtctatccttccagtcaggggtttatttattttgtttctatcttcatttgagaacgatgctagcacgttagctcagtagctaagtgtgtcaccgatgtattgtcttggagataaaagtcactttaaatgtccatttcgcgtgctcgactctcattttcaagaggatatagtatccgaggtggtttaaaatacaaatctgtgatctacaatagaaaaaggagagagtgtggaatccaatgagccagcttgtacctaagttacggtcagagcgaaaaaagatacgtccatcactgcctctcgagtccttcactgtaacgttcctcatctacgaatctttcatcctcgcccaaattaatggggtaatcgtcactttctcggtccgaatctctctcgctccattgtaaacaacggggaattgtgaggaatactagctcctgtgacgtcacgctacttccggtacaggcaaggcttttttttatcagcgagcaaaagttgcgaactttatcgtcgattttctctactaaatcctttcagcaaaaatatggcaatatcgcgaaatgatcaagtatgacacatagaatggatctgctattcccgtttaaattttaaaaaatcatttcagtaggcctttaaaaggcaactgcaaaacaacacaaaacatcAACTACACCACAACGACGCACAAGTGAGTGCAAACTGCATTTGCACATCTCTCTTGTCTGATATGATTCCAGTGATAAAGACTGGTGAGAGCGGCCTCACCGTCTTCCGGTTGCTTACCAAGGACAACAGGTGGAAGTGGGTCCAAGCCAACGCCCGGCTTGTCTATAAGAACGGCAAACCAGACTACATTGTCGCTACACAGAGGCCCCTGGTGTAAGTGGATGATAATAGCTTGAAAGGAGTGATACTCGAGTTGTTTAATCTTATTTGTGTCCTTTCTTCAGGGAAGAAGAAGGAGGGGAACATCTGAGGAAGCGCTCCATGCAAATTCCTTTCAACTTTGCTACAGGGGAGGCACTTCTCTACCAGACTAGTTACCCACTCTGTGGCTTTCCAGACCCTGTCCAAGGCAAAGGCAACGAGTCTAAAACGGGGAAAACGGACAAGAAGTGCTCAGAGGATCTACACCCAAAGTCTTTGCTGGAAGTGATGATGAGCCAAGATGAGTCTGTTTACTGCCAGTCAGATGTAGAGTATCACAAGTCCTACCATGGCAATGCTTTCAGTGAACAGCAAGGTGAGACTGCGAGATGCGGTGGCAGCTGGCAGATGCTTGCTAATAGAGAGACAGGGAAGTGCAACGGCAAAACGTCCAAATGTGATCCACTCTTAGCAACTCTAGACTCTCTATCTCTGGATGGAGATGAGACCTGCTCCAACAACGAACTCTTCACTGCTTTGGAGAACCTGGGCCTGAATGCTGAAGAATTGGAACTTTTGCTGTTGGATGAAGAAATGATCCAGGTAGAAGTGGATCCTGGCCATGTTTCATCGCTCTGTGACCTGACCAATAATGAAATTATTTCCTACTTTCATGACTCAATGGAGGTGGAGAATGGAGAAGAATGCAGCAATATAGCCAAATGTGACCCCTCAACCCTTCCACCAGACTCCTCCCAAAGTGCCACCCATGAGGTGAAGGCAGACTTTGCGCCAGCAACCTCTGCTACTACGTCTTTCAGTGGGCAGAACGCCACAGCACCTTCCCAGCAAATACAGCCCATCAGTGAAGGTGGGCTTCAATTTCCCTCGAGAAGTGTAGATGCCAGCATCCTCTCTGAGATTCCAGACAACCACTGGATGCTTTATCCTGAAAaaactcatcatcatcatcatcataacaacCACGTCAACCATTCTCTTGTCAGGAGATCCCAGGTAAATATGGAGCACAAAGTCGTCTCACCTTTGGAGTCAAGTCAGCAGTTGAAGCTGAAGCAGCAGCCACTTCAACAGGGAACCGACCAGTTTTTGTCACCTGGCATGCAGACCGAGGAAAGAACCTCCAGGCCTGATAAACACACTTTCCTTCTGCCTGATGCGCTTGTTGACCCTGCAGATTGCAACATCTCCAGCGTATTACATGCAAGCAGATCCGCTCTGATCGGCACAAACTACCAGAGTTTGGTGGACTCTGTGCAACCACACACACTGCAGGGCCAGGACTTACACAAGCAACACAGTTCTGCTTTGCTTCTGGGTTTGTCCCAGGGTCCCCCACAGAGCCCCGCGATGAATCTGGAGCAGTTGGTGGCGCTGGCACAGCCTTCAGTCGAGGCCTATGGTGTGTTCAGCACCAACACACAGGCTACTCGCAGCCAGGTAAGACACAAAGTAATGTTTTT from Entelurus aequoreus isolate RoL-2023_Sb linkage group LG01, RoL_Eaeq_v1.1, whole genome shotgun sequence encodes:
- the LOC133647991 gene encoding aryl hydrocarbon receptor-like; translation: MSEGELLLQALSGFVLVITSEGIIFYCSQSIQDYLGFHQTDVMHQNVFELIHTEDQQEFRQNLHWEHDPPSTGSPLDAVADDEPTSSCLVSFNSDELPPENSSVLERSFVCRFRCLLDNSTGFLSLSIQGRLKFLCGQSHLQYGKERTPLQLALFAIATPLQPPAILEIRTKNMIFRTKHKLDFTPMACDAKGKIVLGYTEAELRVRGSGYQFIHAADMLYCAENHVRMIKTGESGLTVFRLLTKDNRWKWVQANARLVYKNGKPDYIVATQRPLVEEEGGEHLRKRSMQIPFNFATGEALLYQTSYPLCGFPDPVQGKGNESKTGKTDKKCSEDLHPKSLLEVMMSQDESVYCQSDVEYHKSYHGNAFSEQQATLDSLSLDGDETCSNNELFTALENLGLNAEELELLLLDEEMIQVEVDPGHVSSLCDLTNNEIISYFHDSMEVENGEECSNIAKCDPSTLPPDSSQSATHEVKADFAPATSATTSFSGQNATAPSQQIQPISEGGLQFPSRSVDASILSEIPDNHWMLYPEKTHHHHHHNNHVNHSLVRRSQVNMEHKVVSPLESSQQLKLKQQPLQQGTDQFLSPGMQTEERTSRPDKHTFLLPDALVDPADCNISSVLHASRSALIGTNYQSLVDSVQPHTLQGQDLHKQHSSALLLGLSQGPPQSPAMNLEQLVALAQPSVEAYGVFSTNTQATRSQIENGCLLSVANATYISTCLMSNGNRKVAAEVPVPCPDGLLETQK